Proteins co-encoded in one Malus domestica chromosome 09, GDT2T_hap1 genomic window:
- the LOC103421569 gene encoding GDSL esterase/lipase At2g04570-like, giving the protein MAYMHISWLLLIQCLLLVTRIGAKVPAIIVFGDSSVDAGNNNQIPTIARSNFPPYGRDFAGGKPTGRFSNGRVPTDFISEAFGLKPFVPAYLDPTYNISDFATGVTFASAGTGYDTATSDVLSVIPLWKQVQYYKEYQSKLRLHLGGNKAKQTIHEALHMTSLGTNDFLENYYSYPGRSNQYSIELYQDFLIGIAGNFIKQLYGLGARKISLGGLPPMGCLPLERTTNMMGGNDCISSYNNVALEFNGKLKTLTTSLNKELTGIKLVFSNPYDIFMQIIRRPSSYGFEVAAVACCATGMFEMGYACNRNNPFTCTDASKYIFWDSFHPTEKANHIISDYVVKNVLAQFL; this is encoded by the exons ATGGCATACATGCACATTTCATGGCTTCTTCTAATTCAATGCCTACTTCTGGTCACCAGAATTGGTGCCAAAGTTCCAGCAATCATTGTGTTCGGAGACTCATCGGTCGATGCTGGGAACAACAACCAGATTCCCACAATTGCCAGGAGCAACTTTCCGCCTTATGGCCGTGACTTTGCCGGTGGCAAGCCTACTGGGAGATTCTCTAATGGCAGAGTTCCCACGGACTTCATCTCCGAAGCTTTTGGACTCAAACCATTCGTACCTGCCTACTTGGATCCTACTTATAACATATCAGATTTTGCAACTGGAGTCACCTTTGCTTCTGCTGGCACTGGCTACGACACAGCAACTTCAGATGTGCTA TCTGTGATACCACTATGGAAGCAAGTGCAGTACTACAAGGAATACCAGAGCAAACTGAGACTTCATCTAGGAGGAAACAAAGCAAAGCAAACAATCCATGAAGCTTTGCACATGACAAGCTTAGGAACCAATGATTTCCTTGAAAACTACTACTCATACCCCGGCCGGTCGAATCAATACTCTATCGAACTATACCAAGATTTTCTCATTGGAATTGCaggaaatttcatcaaacaaCTCTACGGTCTCGGAGCTCGGAAAATATCCTTAGGAGGCCTACCTCCGATGGGGTGCTTGCCATTGGAGAGAACCACCAATATGATGGGTGGAAATGACTGCATTTCAAGTTACAACAATGTGGCCTTGGAGTTCAATGGCAAGTTGAAGACCTTGACTACAAGCCTCAATAAAGAGCTTACTGGGATCAAATTGGTTTTTTCAAACCCATACGATATTTTCATGCAGATTATAAGAAGGCCTTCTTCGTATG GATTCGAGGTGGCTGCGGTGGCTTGCTGTGCTACTGGGATGTTTGAAATGGGCTACGCATGCAATCGAAACAACCCGTTCACCTGTACGGATGCAAGCAAATACATATTCTGGGATTCCTTTCATCCAACTGAGAAAGCAAACCATATAATCTCTGATTATGTGGTGAAAAATGTATTAGCCCAGTTTCTTTAA
- the LOC103442672 gene encoding GDSL esterase/lipase At2g42990-like, whose protein sequence is MAFVYISWFLLTQILLQVAKHEAKVPAVIVFGDSTVDSGNNNGISTLLKSNFKPYGRDFDGGQPTGRFSNGRVPPDFVSEAFGLKTSVPAYLDPKFGISDFVNGVCFASAGTGYDNATSDVLNVIPLWKEVEYYKEYQNKLKAYVGHDKAKEILTEALYLISLGTNDFLENYYVLPRRRMQFTVRQYEDFLVGLSENFIREIYSLGVRKISLTGLPPMGCLPLERATNFMANNDCMQEYNNVAVEFNGKLKNMVAKLNQELPGLRILLTEKLYPLFYQIIKRPSSYGFEYAEKACCATGTFEMSYLCNQDNPYTCADANKFIFWDAFHPTEKTNKILADHVIGDLLDTFN, encoded by the exons ATGGCATTCGTATACATTTCATGGTTTCTTTTAACTCAAATCCTGCTTCAAGTTGCAAAACATGAGGCTAAAGTTCCAGCAGTTATTGTGTTTGGGGACTCAACTGTGGACTCTGGGAACAACAATGGGATTTCCACACTTCTGAAGAGCAACTTCAAGCCGTATGGCCGTGACTTTGACGGTGGTCAGCCGACAGGGAGGTTCTCCAATGGCCGAGTTCCACCGGATTTTGTTTCCGAGGCTTTCGGGCTCAAAACTTCGGTTCCTGCATACTTGGACCCCAAGTTTGGGATTTCAGATTTTGTCAATGGTGTTTGCTTTGCTTCTGCTGGAACTGGCTATGATAATGCAACTTCTGATGTACTA AATGTGATACCTCTGTGGAAAGAAGTGGAGTACTACAAGGAGTACCAGAACAAACTCAAAGCCTATGTTGGCCATGACAAGGCAAAAGAGATTCTGACAGAGGCTTTATACTTGATAAGCTTAGGAACAAACGACTTCCTCGAGAACTACTACGTATTGCCCCGCCGGCGAATGCAATTCACAGTCCGGCAGTACGAGGATTTCCTCGTTGGACTTTCCGAAAACTTCATTAGGGAAATCTACAGTCTAGGGGTCAGGAAAATATCCCTAACCGGGCTTCCTCCGATGGGGTGTTTGCCATTAGAGAGAGCCACTAATTTCATGGCAAATAATGATTGTATGCAGGAATACAACAATGTGGCTGTGGAATTTAATGGGAAATTGAAAAATATGGTGGCAAAGCTGAATCAAGAGCTTCCAGGGCTTAGAATCCTATTGACAGAAAAATTATATCCGCTGTTCTACCAAATCATCAAAAGACCTTCATCATATG GATTTGAGTATGCTGAGAAGGCATGTTGTGCCACTGGGACATTCGAGATGAGTTACCTCTGTAATCAGGACAACCCATATACGTGCGCAGATGCAAATAAGTTCATATTTTGGGATGCCTTCCATCCAACGGAGAAAACAAATAAGATACTCGCAGACCATGTAATTGGCGATCTTTTAGACacctttaattga